From Kaistella polysaccharea:
AGAAAACAAAAATAAAATTGTAGGACTTCTGAAGAATTTTAATGTCGGTATCGCAGAAATAAAAGCGACGATCGGACCAACTGTTACTTTATATGAAATTGTTCCAGAAGCTGGAATTCGTGTAGCTTCGATTAAAAAACTGCAAGATGATATCGCATTGAATTTATCCGCTCTTGGAATCCGTATTATTGCACCGATGCCGGGAAAAGGCACCATTGGTATTGAAGTTCCGCGCAAAAATCCATCGATGGTTTCCATGAGAAGTGTAATCGCTTCCCAGAAATTTCAGAATTCCGATATGGATTTACCCGTTGTTTTCGGTAAAACAATTTCTAATGAAATTTTCATGGCAGATCTTGCGAAAATGCCTCACTTATTAATGGCGGGTGCAACAGGTCAGGGAAAATCAGTTGGGATTAATGCAATTTTAACGTCTTTGCTTTACAAAAAACATCCGAGTGAATTAAAATTCGTGATGGTTGATCCGAAAAAGGTGGAACTTTCCCTTTATTCAAAAATAGAAAGACATTATTTAGCGAAACTTCCAGATGGTGAAGATGCCATTATTACAGATACACACAAGGTAATTAATACGCTGAACTCCCTCTGTATTGAAATGGATCAGCGCTATGATTTGTTGAAAAATGCATTTTGCAAGAACATCAAAGAATACAACAAGAAATTTTCTGAGCGTAAACTAAATCCGGAAAACGGTCACCGATATTTACCTTACATTGTTTTGGTAGTTGATGAATTCGCCGATTTGATTATGACTGCTGGTAAAGAAGTAGAATTACCAATTGCACGTTTAGCACAATTGGCTAGAGCGGTAGGAATACACCTTATTGTGGCAACACAAAGACCATCAGTGAATGTAATTACGGGGATGATTAAAGCCAATTTCCCAGCAAGGGCGGCTTTCCGAGTAATTTCTAGCGTCGATTCCAGAACGATTTTAGATTCACCAGGTGCAGATCAGCTTATAGGAAAAGGTGATATGCTTTACTTTAATGGAAATGAAATTATGCGTTTACAATGTGCTTTTGTTGATACACCTGAAGTTGAAAAAATCGCAGAATTCATCGGAGAACAAAAAGGATATGCAAGTGCTTTTATGCTTCCGGAATATTCCAGCGACGAGAATACGTCGACCGTTGCCGCTTTCGATCCGAACGAAAAAGATGTGTTGTTCGAAGACGCAGCAAGAATTCTCGTTTCTACGCAACAAGGTTCAACATCAATGTTGCAACGACAGTTGAAGTTGGGTTACAACAGAGCTGGCAGAATTATGGATCAGTTAGAATCGAGTGGCGTTGTTGGTGGATTTAATGGTGCAAAAGCACGTGAAGTCCTAATTTCAGACCTAAATTCTTTGGAACGCTTTTTGGAAGAATTGCGCAAATAGAATCAAATTTTAAACATAAGTTTAACTTCACTTTAAAATTTTAATCCAACCACAAAGAATAATAATGCAAACACTATTAAAAAAAATATCAGTAGGAATTTTAGTCATCGCAACAACCGCCAGTTTCTCTGCACAGAAAATTGACGCAAAAGCGAAAAGTATTCTAGACGCCGTAGCGAGTAATTATAAAAGTAAAAATAATGTTTACTTTAAATTTATTTACGGAACCGGAACTGGAAAAAATGTGACGAAAACAGAACCTGGAATTTTCTACTCTGCAAAAGATCAGTACAAATTAAAAATAATGGGTACTGAACAAATTTTTGATGGCAATAAAATTTATAATATTTCTGCAGAAGACCAGGAAATAACAGTCGCAAAGCCAACAGGAAACGAGCAAATGTTCTCTCCTCTTAATTATATCGAAGAATATAAAAAAGGATACCATGTAAAATATGTCGGTAAATTAAATGTAAATGGTGTAAATGCAGATTATATTAAACTAACTCCGACCACCGATAACGGAATTAAAGAAGTGAAACTTTTTGTGAATGGTCCGAAAAAACAGTTGGTGAAAATAGAACAGTATTCTAAGGATAACAATGTTTCTGTGATCGCAATTCAGGATTATAGAGAAAATCAAAAACTAAGCAATACCATGTTTACCTTCAATAAAGACAACTACAAAAATTATTTTGTTACGGAGCTTTAAAAGTAATAAACACCTCATATTAATAAAGTCACAAAGCCAAAAACTTTGTGACTTTTTTGGTAAATTTGAGCCATGATAAAAAAACTTGACGGTTACGTCATTAAAACTTTTTTCGGCCCCTTTTTATTTATATTCAGCGTGCTGTTTTTCATATTTGTAGTTAATATTATATGGATCAGATTGGCGCAGTTTACGGGAAAAGGTTTGAGTTACTGGGAAATCCTGAAACTCCTCTCCTACCTTTCTGCTATTGTTGTACAACTGGTTTTGCCACTTACCATTCTGCTTTCATCAATCATGACCTTTGGAGATTTCGGAGAGCGTTATGAGCTCGCCGCTATGAAAGCTGCAGGAATTTCGCTGACTCGAATTATGCTTCCCTTATTCTTTACTACCTTATTTTTTGCCCTGCTCCTATTTGTATTTTCCAATAATGTGGTGCCGGATTTTCAGCGAAAAGCTAAAAATATGCTTTATAACATTGCTGCAACAAAGCCTGCATTAAACTTTACGCCGGGTCAGTTTATCCAGCAAATTCCAGGTTACAGCGTAAAGTTTGACAAAATATCTGGCGAAAGTGGAGAAAATCTAACCGGTGTTTTTATTCATAAAATGGCAACTTCGTTTGAGGATCAACAATCTATTGTCGCTGAAACCGGGAAATTTGTACCGGCTGTAAATCCTAATTATTTGAAATTGGTTTTATTTAATGGTCATGTTTATGAAGACCAACTGACTGGCGCCGATTATAATCAGCGATTAAAGCAACCGGATCAGGCGATTAAATTTGACACTTTAGTGTCGCATTTCAATATTTCAGATATCATTAACAAAGCGATTGAGGCGGAAAAAATTACGGATGATTATTCTTTTCAAAATATTCTACAGCTTAATAAAACCATCAAGGAAACTAAAAAAAGCAACGAAAATATTCTGAATAATATGAATTACGAATTGGTCAGTCAAGCCAACAGTTACGTAACTTACATTGACAATACTAAACTAAAAAAGACCATCACGCCACCGCCAAAAGTTGATACGATAAAACAAAAGCGTAAAAATGAGATGCTGTATTCTGCCTATAATAAAATCGAAAATATTAAGCTTTCGACGCTTGGAAAAGATCCACAGATTAAAGATATGCATGCGTACTTCTCACGTGTGATTATGCATCAGCAAAGAATTGTTTCGTATTCTGTGACCTGTATTATTTTCTTTCTTATTGGTTCCAGTTTAGGGTCGATTATTCGAAAAGGAGGGCTGGGACTTCCGGTTGTGATTGCAATTGTTGTGTTTATCCTGTTTTATCTTTTAAATCTTTCCGCTGAAAATATTGCATGGTCTGGCGGAATGGATCCCTACTTAGCAGCATGGTTGCCTAATCTGGTGCTATTGCCTTTCGGGATTTGGCTGACCTATAAAGCGCTAACCGATTCGCAACTATTTGATATTGAAAAATATAAAGCACTCTTCAAACCGATTATAGCTAGATTCAGTAAAAATAAAGAACACACGCGGTATCGATAAGCTACCAAGTTTAAGTAAAAAGGATGGATTTTATTCATCCTTTTTTTGGAATATATTCGACCTCCAAATAAGATCTAGAAACCTTTACATCAAAAAAAAGTTTACGAAATAACTTCCGTAAACTTTATAAATACTTTTGAAAAAAGTGATTTTCTTATTTCAAATATTTTGTGATAGAGTCACTGGTTGGTTTTGTTGTACTGATGTAAGAATCAATTAAATGGCCGTTCTCGTCAATTAAAAACTTAGTGAAATTCCAAAGAATAGCAGTGTTTTTAACACCATTCATTTCTTTTTCGGTAAGAAATTTAAATATCGGTGCAATATCATCTCCTTTTACAGAAACTTTTGCTGCCATTGGAAAAGTTACTCCGAAATTTTTCTCGCAAAATGCTCCAATTTCCGCATTGCTACCAGGTTCTTGTCCTCCAAAATTATTTGCAGGAAAACCTACAACCACAACTTTATCTGCGTAATCCTTGGAGAGTTTTTCCAGATCTGCATATTGGGGCGTAAATCCACATTCAGAAGCCGTATTTACGATTAAAACTTTTTTTCCCTTATAATCGGCGAAATTAATTTCCTTGCCGTCTAAACTTTCAACTTTATAATCGTAAAGAGTTTTGAGCATCGTATCATTTGTCGTGTTCACTTGAGCTGTATTTTTATTTGAATTTTTGCAGCTTTGCAACATTGCTCCGCTTGCTAATAGTAGTATAAATAATTTTTTCATGTTTATTAAAATTTAAATGTATTCGCTGGGAATACTTTGTTTGTTTCTATTTTATTTAAAACCATTACATAATCACTGTCTTTTTTTGGCGAAGACGATTCGATCCGGAAAGGCATCATCAAATTTCCTACTTGCTGATAATCAGAATACGTAAGGGTATCATCTTTTTTTATTTCCTTGACGATCATGTACGTTTTAGCATCAAAGTAATAGAGCGTTTTATTTACGTTTTTAGTAAGTTCAACCTTCTGACAAAGTATGTCGCCAACTTTTTCTTTACCGATATAGGCCGCTTCAAATCCTTTATTCTCCCAGTCAATAAAATCGTTATCAAAACTTTCTGGGGAGTAATTTGGGTATTCCTGAACTTTATTGGTTGCGTAATTCATGGCATATCCTTTCTCACCATCATAACCTTCAATCGCTGATTCTTTTTTGTCAATAGTAATCGTCGTCTTCGTAAGATTTGGGCGTTGCTGATATATTTTAATCGGATATTCATCATTAATTCCCAAAGTCACTTTACCCTGCAACAAGACAGAATTTAAAAGTTTCCAATTGGTCAATCCACCGGAAACTTCAATATTTTTATCGATAATTTCTTTTGCAGTTTGTGCTGATATCACTGAATTTATAGCGAGGAGAAATACTAAAAAAATCTTTTTCATTGTAAATAACTGACAATCCATGTATTGTCTTTCTGTAATAAATTATTTGCTTTAATCTGAAGAATATATCCTTCTAAAAGCCGACCAAATATATACTTTTTAATCTAAAAACGAATTTATAATCCTAAAAGTCTGCGTGCTTCATCTAAATCCGCAGGAACATCTATTCCCACACCCACGAAATCGGTTTCAATCATTTTAATTTTCATGCCGTATTCTAAATAACGCAGGCATTCTATTTTCTCCGCAATTTCCAAAGGTTTCATTTTCAATTTCGAAAATTGCTGCAAAGCCTCTTTTCTGAAAACATAAACGCCAATATGCTTAAAATATTCTGTATTTTCAAATTTTTCCCGCGTGTACGGAATGACCGATCTGCTGAAATAAAGTGCAAAGCCATCACTATCAGTAATAACTTTCACATTATTGGCATTTTCTATCTCTTCTTTATTTCTTAATTTGATTTTAAGAGACGCCAGCGAAATTTCTTTTTTGTCATCAGTTTGAAATACTGAAATCAGCTTCTCGAGAGGTTCAGTTTTCAGGAAAGGTTCATCTCCCTGCACATTCACCACTATATCACAATCTATCGCTTTCACGGCTTCCGCAATTCTGTCGCTACCTGTTTCGTGTTCCCCAGTCATCACAACCTGACCCTTAATGGACTGAATTTCTTCAAATATAATTTCTGAATCGGTCGCCACGAATACTTCGTCAAAAAGCTTCGTGTCTACAACATTTTGATAGGTTGTTGCAATGACAGTTTTCTCGCCGAGCTTTTGCATTAGCTTCCCAGGAAAGCGCGTTGCCTGATATCGGGCAGGAATTACAGCGATGATCTTCATACTGATTGCATAAATATTAATATTCTAAAACAAACTGAATTCTACTCTATTTTAAGATAGTTTTTCTAAAGCTTGTTCCAATCGAGGCAACATATTTTTAATATCATCTTTAGATAAACCACCTGCCGAAGCTCGATACCACGGCATCATTCTGGAATTTCCAAAGGCTGAAAAAGGAACCAAGGCGATTCCGGCATTGTCAATGAGATAAAAAACCAAGTCAGAAGAATCTTCGATAACGCTGCCGTCAGGTTTAGTTTTCCCGACAAAATCGAGTTTTATAGTCAGGTAAAGAGCGCCCATAGGGACAATACTTTCTACTGCAAATCCTTTATTTTTAAGATTTTGAATTCCTTCATGAAGAACAGTAAGACTTTCCGCAATTTTTCCTTTAAAATTATCGACAAATTTATTTACTTCTTCAGGATGATTCAACAAAACAGAAACTGCTTCCTGTTCTGGTTTTGGTGCCCACGCGCCGACGTGCCCCAAGAAAGCTTTCATTTTATCAATGATAGTTGAAGGACCAAAACTCCACCCCACGCGGATTCCTGTAGCTGCAAAGCATTTTGAAGCACCGTCAATAAAGATCGTGTATTCTTTTAGTTCGGGATAAAGCGAAACGGGATTAAAATGTTCTTCGTCAAAGGTTAGCAGCGCATAAATTTGATCGTACATTATGTAAAGAGGTTTCTCTTCAGCACTTCGACTTTTGTTTTCTTTAATTACAATTTCGCAGATATCAGAAAGCTGCTTCTTAGTAAACATAGTTCCAGTTGGATTCAGTGGCGAACAAAGCGCTAATAAAACTGCGCCTTTCAAATGCGGTTCTAATTCTGCGGCTGTGGGAAGAAAATTATTTTCCTCGGATGTTTCAACTTCTATTTTTTGTGCCTCTGTAAGATATGAATAATGATTATTATTCCAGGATGGAACGGGATAAATTACTTTGTCATCGGGATCAACAATCGTTTTAAATGTAGCATAAATCAAAGGTCTAGAACCTCCAGAAACCAAGATTTCATTAGCAGAATAATCAAGGTTCCATCTATTTTTAAGGTCTTCTGACACCGCTTTCCGCAAAGAAAGTAAACCATTTGCAGGCGGATAATTCGTTAGATTATTTTGATAAGCTTTCTGAACTTCAGCTTTAAGTAAATCCGGAATGGGATAAATATTAGAATCTAGATCACCGATGGTAAGATTTGCGATGTCAGCACCTTGTGCTTTTAAATCGTTTACTTGATTTCCGATTTTTATAATTTCCGAGCCGACAAGATTTTCGGCGAGCTTTGATACTTTCATTTACTTAAATTTATATTGATAGATTGTCGTATTTAAAACTATAGAAGTTCAACTTTACTTTAATTATTTTTAAAGTTTAAGATCGTTTTTCACCTGATCTATTTTATCATTCAAAAGCGCAATTTTTTCTTTAAACTCTTCTTTAGAGCGAATTTCATCTTTTACAGAAACGTAAAATTTAATTTTAGGTTCCGTGCCGGATGGGCGCACACATACTTTGGTGCCGTCTTCGGTATAATAAATCAACACATTAGATTTTGGAATTTCATCCATCGTAGATTTTGTGTGGTCTACCATATTCAGTGAGGTTTGCTCCTGAAAATCTTTTACGATGGCTACTTTTGAACCTGCAATTTCTTTCGGCGGATTTTCCCGGAAATCTTTCATCATCTGCTGAATTTCTTCCGCGCCGGTTCTCCCTTTTCGAACTACATTGACCAATCCTTCATAATATAAACCGAGGTCTTTGTAAATTTCGATCATATATTCGAACATTGTACTGCCATTAGCTTTACACCAAGCGGCAATTTCACAAGCCAATAATATGGATCCACAAGAATCTTTATCGCGCACAAAATCTCCGGTCATAAAACCGAAACTTTCTTCGCCACCACAAATAAATTTTTCTTCGCCTTCAAAATCACGGATCATTTTTCCGATCCATTTAAATCCTGTCAAACCAACTTTACATTCAACACCAAATTTTTCCGCAATATCATAGAAAATATCTGAGGTTACAATGGTAGATCCAATGAATTCCTTACCTGTAATTTTTCCGGCTTTCTGCCATTGATCTAAAATATAGTACGTTAAAATCGTGTTGGTTTGATTTCCGTTGAGCAACTGCATTTCCCCCTCAATATTACGAACTGCAATTCCTAAACGGTCGCCATCAGGATCTGTTCCAATCACAATGTCTCCATTTGTAATGCGTGCTAAATCGAGCGCCATTTCCAAAGCTGCAGGTTCCTCGGGATTTGGAGAAGAAACGGTCGGGAAATTACCACTTGGAATCATTTGCTCACGAACGAGATCTACTTTTTTAAATCCTGCCTTTGCCAGAGCTTGAGGAACTGTGGTATAGGTTGTGCCGTGAATTGAAGTAAAAACAATGTTTAAATTATCACGTCCTACATTTTGGTAGAGAGAATTTTCGATACAAGCATCAATATAAACATCGTCTTGCTCCTCGCCAATCCACTCAATTAAATCATCATTTCCTTCAAATTTAATTTCGTCGAATTTTACGGAATAGACTTCTTTAATAATTGCTTCGTCATCTGGTGGAACGATCTGCGCTCCATCATCCCAATAAACTTTATAGCCATTGTATTCGGGGGGATTATGGGAAGCGGTCAAAACGATTCCAGCGTTGCAATTTTTATCTCGTACAGTAAAAGAAAGCTCGGGTGTTGGGCGGTGCTCCTTAAATAGTAAAACTTTAATTCCGTTTGCGGTTAAAACATCAGCACACATTTTACCAAATTCTTTCGAATTATGTCGAACGTCGTAAGCGATCGCAACTTTTATTTCCTGATTCGGAAATTGCTGATGCAGATAATTTGCTAAACCCTGTGTTGCCTGACCAAGCGTATATTTATTAAGCCTGTTGGTGCCAACTCCCATAATTCCACGCATGCCGCCTGTCCCAAATTCGAGCTCACGGTAGAATGAATCTTCCATTTCATCGGAACCAGTTGCAATCCACTGACGAATTGTTTTTTGCGTCTCTTCATCGAAAGTATCTGTTAACCAGAGATTTGCTTTTTCTAAAGTGGTCATATCTTTATTTTTTATTTCAATATTATCTATAATTCTAATATATAACTGAATTAAAATGTTTTAAAAATTTCAGTTAGTCCAACTTTCCGTGCTGAACGTTGGCAGTTTTTTCAATTTTTAAAGCCTGAATGGGATCATTATAATACGTAAGTTTTGCGGTATTATTTACATTTCCTTTTAAAGAATCGGAAACATTAACTTCCGTATAACTGCCATTTTTTAATGAAAGTTGAAGGTTATTTATCATCCAATACGGCGCAATAATACTTGCTGTATCAGAAACTTTCAAAACTGCGTCTTTTGTTTTACCTAAAAAATTTGCTCGGCTTTTTTGCGTCATTTCTACTTCTGCGCGTCGGGTATTAACTGAACCAATAAATTTAGCACTATTTTTTAAATTAAGCCGAAAATTATCGGTCTTAATCTCACTGGAAATATTCAATTCCACTGATTCCGAAAGTGCGACTTTTTCTAAACTGTATTTGGAATAAATGGTGACATTGTAAAAATCAACACCTTCGGTTTCGCGACTTTCCTCAATATTTAAAGATTTATTTTTTACTTTAATGTTTAGATTATTTCCTACATTTTTATAAGTTTCAACATTTACGTAACTGCTGTCACTTTTAATATAAAAAGCCCGGAATTTTCCGTCTAAATTTACATTTACAAAGTCCTCAACTTTGATATCTTTGCTCACGATATCGCCTTTGGGACTGACTTTTCCACATGACATTAAAATAAGGAATACCAGGAAATACAGAAAATTTTTCATTAATAATAAGTAAACTCAATTATAATTTTGATGGGTTTTTAGATGCTAAACCATTAAATAACTTCCTCCACATGATAATTTTCGTGCTGTCTGTTGGTGCGAATGATCATTTCTCCCAGAAATCCTGCGATAAATAGAAGTGTTCCTAAAATCATCATGGTGAGGGCGATAAAAAACCAGGCATTATTGGTCAACAGATGACCGTAAACTCCTTGTGAAACATCAATTAATTTAGAAAGTCCGA
This genomic window contains:
- the kdsB gene encoding 3-deoxy-manno-octulosonate cytidylyltransferase, whose product is MKIIAVIPARYQATRFPGKLMQKLGEKTVIATTYQNVVDTKLFDEVFVATDSEIIFEEIQSIKGQVVMTGEHETGSDRIAEAVKAIDCDIVVNVQGDEPFLKTEPLEKLISVFQTDDKKEISLASLKIKLRNKEEIENANNVKVITDSDGFALYFSRSVIPYTREKFENTEYFKHIGVYVFRKEALQQFSKLKMKPLEIAEKIECLRYLEYGMKIKMIETDFVGVGIDVPADLDEARRLLGL
- a CDS encoding GIN domain-containing protein produces the protein MKNFLYFLVFLILMSCGKVSPKGDIVSKDIKVEDFVNVNLDGKFRAFYIKSDSSYVNVETYKNVGNNLNIKVKNKSLNIEESRETEGVDFYNVTIYSKYSLEKVALSESVELNISSEIKTDNFRLNLKNSAKFIGSVNTRRAEVEMTQKSRANFLGKTKDAVLKVSDTASIIAPYWMINNLQLSLKNGSYTEVNVSDSLKGNVNNTAKLTYYNDPIQALKIEKTANVQHGKLD
- a CDS encoding phospho-sugar mutase is translated as MTTLEKANLWLTDTFDEETQKTIRQWIATGSDEMEDSFYRELEFGTGGMRGIMGVGTNRLNKYTLGQATQGLANYLHQQFPNQEIKVAIAYDVRHNSKEFGKMCADVLTANGIKVLLFKEHRPTPELSFTVRDKNCNAGIVLTASHNPPEYNGYKVYWDDGAQIVPPDDEAIIKEVYSVKFDEIKFEGNDDLIEWIGEEQDDVYIDACIENSLYQNVGRDNLNIVFTSIHGTTYTTVPQALAKAGFKKVDLVREQMIPSGNFPTVSSPNPEEPAALEMALDLARITNGDIVIGTDPDGDRLGIAVRNIEGEMQLLNGNQTNTILTYYILDQWQKAGKITGKEFIGSTIVTSDIFYDIAEKFGVECKVGLTGFKWIGKMIRDFEGEEKFICGGEESFGFMTGDFVRDKDSCGSILLACEIAAWCKANGSTMFEYMIEIYKDLGLYYEGLVNVVRKGRTGAEEIQQMMKDFRENPPKEIAGSKVAIVKDFQEQTSLNMVDHTKSTMDEIPKSNVLIYYTEDGTKVCVRPSGTEPKIKFYVSVKDEIRSKEEFKEKIALLNDKIDQVKNDLKL
- a CDS encoding pyridoxal phosphate-dependent aminotransferase, which encodes MKVSKLAENLVGSEIIKIGNQVNDLKAQGADIANLTIGDLDSNIYPIPDLLKAEVQKAYQNNLTNYPPANGLLSLRKAVSEDLKNRWNLDYSANEILVSGGSRPLIYATFKTIVDPDDKVIYPVPSWNNNHYSYLTEAQKIEVETSEENNFLPTAAELEPHLKGAVLLALCSPLNPTGTMFTKKQLSDICEIVIKENKSRSAEEKPLYIMYDQIYALLTFDEEHFNPVSLYPELKEYTIFIDGASKCFAATGIRVGWSFGPSTIIDKMKAFLGHVGAWAPKPEQEAVSVLLNHPEEVNKFVDNFKGKIAESLTVLHEGIQNLKNKGFAVESIVPMGALYLTIKLDFVGKTKPDGSVIEDSSDLVFYLIDNAGIALVPFSAFGNSRMMPWYRASAGGLSKDDIKNMLPRLEQALEKLS
- a CDS encoding FtsK/SpoIIIE family DNA translocase; the encoded protein is MEKSAKKTPSSAMDQNKILSKPRIFFGILFILISVVATFSFVSYLMNWKADQSQAGTMLDKTVKSSNIFGKIGDWLGNIFIFESIGIAAFLVAFLFFVCGLIILKKNYFKPWKTIGHSLFFICWLPILLGAITKGEGVLSGVYGFQIMDFLNSVIGTAGLWLVLLVSIGLYFILEFNLNPANIKSKLTDLNDNTVGRVKGMLPKSAENFEADEELDDLSDLANPLITVSESAGIKKEPLTDPLNPATTNSEFETIKTPNKTSFDGQSGSTSVNLSPSVNQSSTDNKAQNDDINFKVEVAKPVEILDESDLKSKELVDKHGYYDHKLELAKFQMPTIDLLRDYGNEEISVNQEELEENKNKIVGLLKNFNVGIAEIKATIGPTVTLYEIVPEAGIRVASIKKLQDDIALNLSALGIRIIAPMPGKGTIGIEVPRKNPSMVSMRSVIASQKFQNSDMDLPVVFGKTISNEIFMADLAKMPHLLMAGATGQGKSVGINAILTSLLYKKHPSELKFVMVDPKKVELSLYSKIERHYLAKLPDGEDAIITDTHKVINTLNSLCIEMDQRYDLLKNAFCKNIKEYNKKFSERKLNPENGHRYLPYIVLVVDEFADLIMTAGKEVELPIARLAQLARAVGIHLIVATQRPSVNVITGMIKANFPARAAFRVISSVDSRTILDSPGADQLIGKGDMLYFNGNEIMRLQCAFVDTPEVEKIAEFIGEQKGYASAFMLPEYSSDENTSTVAAFDPNEKDVLFEDAARILVSTQQGSTSMLQRQLKLGYNRAGRIMDQLESSGVVGGFNGAKAREVLISDLNSLERFLEELRK
- a CDS encoding LolA family protein, with translation MQTLLKKISVGILVIATTASFSAQKIDAKAKSILDAVASNYKSKNNVYFKFIYGTGTGKNVTKTEPGIFYSAKDQYKLKIMGTEQIFDGNKIYNISAEDQEITVAKPTGNEQMFSPLNYIEEYKKGYHVKYVGKLNVNGVNADYIKLTPTTDNGIKEVKLFVNGPKKQLVKIEQYSKDNNVSVIAIQDYRENQKLSNTMFTFNKDNYKNYFVTEL
- a CDS encoding histidine kinase, producing MKKIFLVFLLAINSVISAQTAKEIIDKNIEVSGGLTNWKLLNSVLLQGKVTLGINDEYPIKIYQQRPNLTKTTITIDKKESAIEGYDGEKGYAMNYATNKVQEYPNYSPESFDNDFIDWENKGFEAAYIGKEKVGDILCQKVELTKNVNKTLYYFDAKTYMIVKEIKKDDTLTYSDYQQVGNLMMPFRIESSSPKKDSDYVMVLNKIETNKVFPANTFKF
- a CDS encoding glutathione peroxidase; its protein translation is MKKLFILLLASGAMLQSCKNSNKNTAQVNTTNDTMLKTLYDYKVESLDGKEINFADYKGKKVLIVNTASECGFTPQYADLEKLSKDYADKVVVVGFPANNFGGQEPGSNAEIGAFCEKNFGVTFPMAAKVSVKGDDIAPIFKFLTEKEMNGVKNTAILWNFTKFLIDENGHLIDSYISTTKPTSDSITKYLK
- a CDS encoding LptF/LptG family permease, with amino-acid sequence MIKKLDGYVIKTFFGPFLFIFSVLFFIFVVNIIWIRLAQFTGKGLSYWEILKLLSYLSAIVVQLVLPLTILLSSIMTFGDFGERYELAAMKAAGISLTRIMLPLFFTTLFFALLLFVFSNNVVPDFQRKAKNMLYNIAATKPALNFTPGQFIQQIPGYSVKFDKISGESGENLTGVFIHKMATSFEDQQSIVAETGKFVPAVNPNYLKLVLFNGHVYEDQLTGADYNQRLKQPDQAIKFDTLVSHFNISDIINKAIEAEKITDDYSFQNILQLNKTIKETKKSNENILNNMNYELVSQANSYVTYIDNTKLKKTITPPPKVDTIKQKRKNEMLYSAYNKIENIKLSTLGKDPQIKDMHAYFSRVIMHQQRIVSYSVTCIIFFLIGSSLGSIIRKGGLGLPVVIAIVVFILFYLLNLSAENIAWSGGMDPYLAAWLPNLVLLPFGIWLTYKALTDSQLFDIEKYKALFKPIIARFSKNKEHTRYR